Proteins encoded by one window of Scatophagus argus isolate fScaArg1 chromosome 8, fScaArg1.pri, whole genome shotgun sequence:
- the LOC124063892 gene encoding serine/threonine-protein kinase pim-1-like: MASKSKPLNGTKNESLMENLKRKVREGGDEPSKTKRRRLNYNQTEKELASSSADTGNESSSTQSNRCSTTVEDVSKRTGKRKAAADEEEPCTKRWKGRPAVKDLINARRAEFEAKYQQENHLGEGGCGCVFAGYRKEDHLPVAIKHITKDKVLCKEGRNGKELSAEVAVMLKLQAGRTGLMEESAPVSLLDWYDLDQELILVLERPMPCMDLLNYIRTNRDRLQEDNAKIILKQLVDAAKELEDKRIFHRDIKPENILIETSSDVPRVRVIDFGLSCFFKKKSVYRVFYGTPQHVPPEWYSHYAYRPGPTTVWQMGVVLYELLHRTVRFDTASFLRHELPISDELSRDCQDFLQKCLNTSHVLRPSLKELQLHPWLR, encoded by the exons ATGGCTAGCAAGTCTAAACCCTTAAACGGCACTAAGAACGAATCGCTCATGGAAAActtgaagagaaaagtcagagaaggtGGAGATGAAccttcaaagacaaagaggagaagacttAACTACAACCAGACTGAGAAGGAATTAGCATCCTCATCTGCGGACACTGGCAATG agagcagcagcacacagtccaATAGGTGCAGTACAACAGTGGAGGATGTGAGCAAGAGGACTGGAAAGAGGAAGGCTGCCGCTGATGAAGAAGAACCCTGCACGAAGAGATGGAAGGGCCGGCCAGCCGTGAAGGATTTGATCAATGCCCGAAGAG ctgAATTTGAGGCCAAATACCAGCAGGAGAATCATCTCGGCGAAggaggctgtggatgtgtgtttgccGGCTACCGCAAAGAAGATCATTTACCT GTTGCCATCAAACAcataacaaaagacaaagtgttgtgcAAAGAG GGACGAAATGGGAAAGAACTCTCAGCTGAGGTGGCTGTGATGTTAAAACTCCAAGCTGGAAGAACTGGATTAATGGAGGAATCAGCACCCGTGTCCCTCCTGGACTGGTACGATCTGGACCAGGAGCTGATCCTGGTGCTGGAGAGACCAATGCCCTGTATGGaccttttaaattacatcaggacaaacagagaCCGCTTACAGGAGGACAACGCAAAG ATCATACTTAAACAGTTGGTTGATGCAGCAAAAGAACTGGAGGATAAGCGCATCTTTCATCGGGATATCAAGCCGGAAAACATCCTGATTGAGACCAGCTCAGATGTGCCGCGTGTTCGCGTCATTGACTTTGGACTGAGCTGTTTCTTCAAGAAAAAATCAGTTTACCGTGTCTTCTATG GTACCCCCCAACACGTCCCTCCGGAGTGGTACAGTCATTATGCCTACAGGCCCGGCCCCACCACAGTGTGGCAGATGGGAGTGGTCTTATatgagctgctccacagaacAGTCCGATTCGATACCGCAAGTTTCCTCAGACATGAGCTGCCGATCAGCGATGAGCTGTCCAGAG attGCCAGGATTTCTTACAGAAGTGTTTGAACACGTCCCATGTACTGCGACCTTCCCTGAAGGAGCTCCAGCTTCACCCATGGCTCAGATAA